The following coding sequences are from one Epilithonimonas vandammei window:
- the xrtF gene encoding exosortase family protein XrtF, with translation MKDFLPVLKILLRFVIVYIVLVLIYQFYLNSYSAEVVDPFTRSVAEQVASFQYFLGFPTTLVDSMKLHSILFQTSGKYTTRMVEGCNVISVVVLYAAFIFAFYKGAKTFLYVLGGIFLLHILNVLRIVLLNIIFLKYPQYEKIGHDYIFPAIIYGGVVVLWLVWIQFFALKREKDA, from the coding sequence ATGAAAGATTTTCTTCCCGTTCTGAAGATCCTGCTGAGATTTGTGATTGTTTATATCGTTCTGGTATTGATATATCAATTTTATCTCAATTCCTACTCTGCGGAGGTAGTAGATCCGTTTACGAGAAGTGTTGCGGAACAGGTGGCATCTTTCCAGTATTTTTTAGGTTTTCCGACGACTTTGGTAGACAGTATGAAACTGCACAGCATACTTTTTCAGACTTCTGGAAAATATACGACAAGGATGGTGGAAGGCTGTAATGTGATATCCGTTGTGGTTCTTTATGCCGCTTTCATATTTGCTTTTTACAAAGGCGCCAAGACTTTTCTTTATGTGTTGGGAGGCATTTTTCTGTTACATATTCTCAATGTCTTAAGAATTGTACTGCTTAATATTATTTTCCTAAAGTACCCCCAGTATGAAAAAATCGGACACGATTATATTTTTCCAGCCATCATTTATGGCGGCGTTGTCGTTCTGTGGCTGGTATGGATTCAGTTTTTTGCATTGAAAAGAGAAAAAGATGCTTAG
- the nadC gene encoding carboxylating nicotinate-nucleotide diphosphorylase yields the protein MKRPAYASDKVLKEFIRTALEEDIQNGDHSTLSTIPKDLEQKAQLLVKENCILAGVELAEIIFKYFDKNLNVEVFIKDGQPAKKGDVAFIVSGKARSILSTERLVLNCMQRMSGIATMTHDWDSRLVGTKTKLLDTRKTTPNFRVCEKWAVAIGGGTNHRYGLYDMIMLKDNHIDYNGSITNAVKMAKDYVKKNKLKLKIEVETRNLEEVEEAVKSGADRIMFDNMDVEMMAKAVNLVNGKAETEASGGITREVLNSVAKTGVKFISAGAITHSSSNIDLSLKALKI from the coding sequence ATGAAAAGACCAGCATACGCATCCGATAAAGTTTTAAAAGAATTCATCCGAACGGCATTGGAAGAAGACATCCAAAACGGTGACCATTCTACACTATCAACCATTCCAAAAGATCTGGAGCAGAAAGCACAGCTTTTAGTTAAAGAAAACTGCATTTTAGCTGGTGTTGAATTGGCAGAAATTATTTTCAAATATTTTGATAAAAATCTCAATGTTGAAGTTTTTATTAAAGATGGTCAGCCTGCTAAAAAAGGGGATGTTGCTTTTATAGTTTCCGGAAAAGCGAGGTCGATTCTTTCTACGGAACGCTTGGTTCTGAACTGTATGCAAAGAATGAGTGGCATTGCTACGATGACTCACGATTGGGATTCTCGGTTAGTCGGAACTAAGACAAAACTACTGGATACTAGAAAAACAACTCCTAATTTCCGAGTTTGTGAAAAATGGGCGGTGGCCATTGGTGGCGGAACCAATCACAGATATGGCCTTTATGATATGATAATGCTGAAAGACAATCATATCGATTATAACGGAAGCATTACCAATGCCGTGAAAATGGCAAAAGATTATGTCAAGAAAAACAAGCTGAAACTTAAAATTGAGGTTGAAACACGTAACCTGGAAGAAGTTGAAGAAGCTGTAAAATCTGGTGCAGACAGAATTATGTTTGACAATATGGATGTGGAAATGATGGCTAAAGCTGTAAATCTAGTTAATGGAAAAGCTGAGACAGAAGCAAGCGGTGGAATTACGCGCGAGGTGCTAAATTCGGTGGCAAAAACTGGCGTTAAATTTATCTCAGCGGGTGCAATAACTCACTCTTCGAGCAATATCGACCTGAGTCTCAAGGCTTTAAAAATTTAA
- a CDS encoding aminoglycoside phosphotransferase family protein — MQNHQEFFEEFIEAKADFFTALPQSGSSRINYIGQSGTQKYVVTYNENLRENNAFFYFSHLFEKLDLNTPKILKINTDNTLYIQEFLGDKTLSEVISNEGQSERVKSLVRKSLEKLFQLQMKTLGKTEFRNSFEYEKYDDLPITHDLYYFKNYLADVLEIEYHKSTLLKEFQLISERIQNLKPKTLMIRDFQSRNILVNENDEVFFIDYQSAMQGPATYDVISFLFQAKAKFTKEFKSEMLDYYLSFWNDDDKKNLAESFEWMKLIRFLQVLGAYGFRGLIQRKKHFMASLIQGIDNAYELTQSWDEIALQFPELYFIILRLKSKEVQAKIETLIID, encoded by the coding sequence ATGCAGAATCATCAGGAATTTTTTGAAGAATTTATAGAAGCGAAAGCAGATTTTTTCACAGCGCTGCCACAAAGCGGATCTTCAAGAATCAATTATATCGGACAGTCAGGAACGCAGAAGTATGTCGTAACATACAATGAAAATCTCCGCGAAAACAATGCATTTTTTTATTTCTCACATCTATTTGAAAAGCTCGATCTTAACACACCAAAAATCCTCAAAATCAATACAGATAATACGCTTTACATTCAGGAATTTCTTGGGGATAAAACGCTTTCCGAAGTAATTTCTAATGAAGGGCAAAGTGAACGTGTAAAATCACTGGTGCGGAAAAGTCTTGAAAAATTATTCCAGTTACAGATGAAAACTTTGGGAAAAACCGAATTTCGCAACAGCTTTGAATATGAAAAGTATGATGATCTGCCCATCACACACGATCTCTATTATTTTAAAAACTACCTAGCGGATGTGCTGGAAATTGAGTATCATAAATCAACATTACTTAAAGAATTCCAGCTAATTTCTGAAAGAATCCAGAATCTGAAGCCGAAAACCTTGATGATCCGGGATTTCCAGTCGCGAAATATTCTGGTAAATGAGAATGATGAGGTTTTCTTTATTGATTATCAATCTGCGATGCAAGGTCCGGCAACCTATGATGTGATTTCATTTCTTTTTCAGGCTAAGGCAAAATTCACAAAAGAATTCAAATCTGAAATGCTGGATTATTATCTCTCCTTTTGGAATGATGATGATAAAAAAAACCTAGCAGAATCTTTTGAGTGGATGAAACTGATACGTTTTCTTCAGGTTCTGGGCGCTTATGGTTTCCGTGGTTTGATTCAGCGTAAAAAGCATTTTATGGCTAGCCTGATACAAGGCATTGATAATGCTTATGAACTGACGCAAAGCTGGGATGAGATCGCACTGCAGTTTCCGGAATTGTATTTTATTATCTTAAGGTTGAAGAGTAAAGAAGTGCAAGCCAAAATTGAGACATTGATTATTGACTGA
- a CDS encoding aspartate-semialdehyde dehydrogenase has translation MKVAVVGATGMVGQVMLKVLEERNLPITELIPVASERSVGNKIKFKNKEFTIVSMNDAIAVKPEIAIFSAGGGTSLEFAPKFAEVGTVVIDNSSAWRMDPTKKLVVPEINANVLTKEDKIIANPNCSTIQLVMVLHPLNLKYDIKRVVVSTYQSVTGTGKAAVDQLNAEIAGENPEKVYPYQIFKNALPHCDVFADDDYTKEEIKLMKEPKKILGDDTFNLTATAVRVPVQGGHSESVNIEFENEFDLDEVRKILSETPGVVLQDNVKNNEYPMPLYSEGKDDVFVGRIRRDLSQPKTLNLWIVADNLRKGAATNAVQIAEYLVENNLV, from the coding sequence ATGAAAGTAGCTGTAGTAGGCGCAACCGGAATGGTTGGACAAGTTATGCTGAAAGTTTTGGAGGAGAGAAACCTTCCAATTACTGAACTGATTCCCGTAGCATCAGAGAGATCTGTTGGAAATAAGATCAAATTCAAGAACAAGGAATTCACTATCGTTAGCATGAACGACGCTATTGCAGTCAAACCCGAGATCGCTATTTTTTCAGCTGGCGGTGGGACATCCTTGGAGTTTGCTCCAAAATTTGCCGAAGTTGGAACGGTAGTGATTGATAACTCATCGGCTTGGAGAATGGATCCGACTAAGAAATTGGTTGTTCCTGAGATCAATGCAAATGTTTTGACAAAAGAAGACAAAATCATTGCTAATCCCAATTGTTCTACAATCCAGTTGGTAATGGTTCTTCATCCACTGAACCTAAAATATGATATCAAAAGAGTTGTAGTTTCTACGTATCAATCCGTTACAGGAACTGGTAAAGCGGCCGTAGATCAATTGAATGCTGAAATAGCTGGCGAAAATCCTGAGAAAGTTTATCCTTATCAAATCTTCAAAAATGCATTGCCACATTGTGATGTTTTTGCGGATGACGATTATACTAAAGAAGAAATCAAATTGATGAAAGAGCCTAAGAAAATTTTGGGTGACGACACTTTCAATCTCACTGCAACTGCAGTAAGAGTTCCGGTACAAGGTGGACATTCTGAAAGTGTTAATATCGAATTCGAAAATGAATTTGATCTTGATGAAGTAAGAAAAATTCTTTCTGAAACTCCAGGCGTTGTTCTTCAGGACAATGTTAAAAATAACGAATATCCAATGCCTTTATATTCTGAAGGAAAAGACGACGTTTTTGTAGGAAGAATCAGACGAGATCTCTCACAGCCAAAAACTCTTAATCTCTGGATTGTGGCAGACAATCTCCGAAAGGGTGCTGCTACCAATGCCGTTCAGATTGCGGAATATCTGGTTGAAAACAACTTAGTATAA
- the nadB gene encoding L-aspartate oxidase encodes MIKTDVLVIGSGISGLSYAIKIAEQLPDTKITIVTKSNEDESNTKYAQGGLAVVTDFSKDNFQKHIDDTLRAGDYINDPEIVKMVVEEAPHRFNEIVEWGAKFDQEKGKYSLGREGGHTENRIVHHKDITGFEIERALLETIRNSPNIEILAHHYVIDLITQHHVPGKELDKGNIHGYGAYVLDAQNKKIKKITSKITLVATGGAGHVYKNTTNPIIATGDGIAFVHRAQGKVSNMQYYQFHPTAMYSKRDGMLFLISEAVRGDGAKLRTKNGKPFMQKYDEREELASRDIVARGIDNELKISGDDYVGLDCREMDREKFINHFPNIYQKCLDEGIDPFKELIPVVPACHYLMGGIDTDKYGQSSIKNLFAVGECTNSGLHGANRLASNSLLEGLVFGHNAAMKTVELLKENDFNFDDLKAVPEWNEDGMKMMDEMVLVTYLRKQLQEMMSDLVAIVRSNARLELAKKKQREIYEAVTELYNYSILSPQLSELRNLVNVSYLIIKHSLEMKENKGAFYNKDLATKPLLIKEN; translated from the coding sequence ATGATAAAAACAGACGTTCTTGTAATCGGTTCCGGAATCTCGGGCTTATCTTACGCCATCAAAATTGCTGAACAATTACCAGACACTAAAATAACAATCGTCACCAAATCCAACGAGGACGAAAGCAACACCAAATATGCACAAGGCGGATTGGCAGTTGTAACAGATTTTTCCAAAGATAATTTTCAAAAACATATAGACGACACTTTACGAGCCGGAGATTACATCAATGACCCAGAAATTGTAAAAATGGTGGTGGAAGAAGCACCTCATCGTTTTAATGAAATTGTGGAATGGGGCGCAAAATTTGACCAAGAAAAAGGAAAATATTCATTAGGAAGAGAAGGCGGACATACCGAGAACAGAATTGTTCATCATAAAGATATTACAGGATTCGAAATTGAAAGAGCGCTTTTGGAAACCATCAGAAATTCTCCAAATATCGAAATCCTTGCCCATCATTACGTGATTGATTTGATTACCCAACATCACGTTCCGGGGAAAGAGTTAGACAAAGGAAACATCCACGGTTACGGTGCTTATGTTCTTGATGCGCAAAATAAAAAAATCAAAAAAATCACTTCTAAGATAACTTTGGTTGCGACCGGCGGCGCTGGTCACGTTTATAAAAACACAACCAACCCGATTATTGCCACAGGAGACGGAATCGCTTTTGTTCACAGAGCTCAAGGGAAAGTTTCGAATATGCAATATTATCAGTTTCACCCAACTGCGATGTATTCTAAAAGAGACGGAATGCTGTTCCTGATTTCCGAAGCTGTTCGTGGAGACGGCGCAAAACTTCGCACCAAAAATGGAAAACCGTTTATGCAGAAATATGACGAACGCGAAGAATTAGCGTCTCGTGACATTGTTGCAAGAGGAATCGATAATGAATTGAAAATAAGCGGAGATGATTATGTTGGATTGGATTGTCGTGAAATGGACAGAGAAAAATTCATCAATCACTTCCCAAACATCTATCAAAAATGTCTAGATGAAGGAATTGACCCTTTCAAAGAATTGATTCCGGTTGTTCCGGCTTGTCATTATTTAATGGGCGGAATCGACACTGATAAATACGGACAATCTTCTATTAAAAATCTTTTTGCCGTTGGAGAATGTACGAATTCTGGACTTCACGGTGCCAATCGTTTAGCTTCGAATTCTTTATTGGAAGGTTTGGTCTTTGGGCACAATGCGGCGATGAAAACAGTTGAATTGTTGAAAGAAAATGATTTTAATTTCGATGATTTGAAAGCTGTTCCGGAATGGAATGAAGATGGAATGAAAATGATGGACGAAATGGTTCTCGTCACTTATCTTAGAAAACAACTTCAGGAAATGATGAGCGACTTGGTTGCTATTGTAAGAAGCAATGCAAGATTGGAATTGGCGAAGAAAAAACAGCGTGAGATCTATGAAGCTGTGACAGAACTTTATAATTATTCCATACTTTCGCCACAGCTTTCTGAACTGAGAAACCTTGTGAATGTTTCTTATCTGATTATTAAACATTCTCTGGAAATGAAAGAGAACAAAGGCGCATTTTATAATAAAGATTTGGCGACGAAACCATTATTGATAAAAGAAAATTAA
- a CDS encoding C40 family peptidase, producing the protein MKKRVLIYILFVTTFFSLQSCVSNYVVSNNETYKTDAKFASLNIQPVVNNTPSKTQKVLAAISNTSADIKRSAIENAIKHSNTIDNILSEAESYLGTPYRFGGTSRSGIDCSAFVLSVFGTAAGLNLPRVAAQQSQEGDSVEKTELQKGDLVFFSHRGSRISHVGIVEEVTADGQIKFIHAATSKGVMVSSLDDSYWGPKFRFAKRIISENKLSVLNN; encoded by the coding sequence ATGAAGAAAAGAGTTCTAATTTATATCCTATTTGTGACCACATTTTTTTCGCTTCAGTCTTGCGTTTCTAACTATGTGGTTTCTAATAATGAAACATACAAAACTGATGCCAAGTTTGCATCATTAAACATTCAACCTGTTGTTAATAATACGCCAAGTAAAACGCAAAAAGTTTTAGCAGCTATTTCTAACACCAGCGCAGACATCAAAAGATCTGCAATAGAAAACGCCATCAAACACAGCAATACAATAGATAACATCTTGTCCGAAGCTGAAAGTTACCTAGGAACACCGTACAGGTTCGGAGGAACTTCCAGAAGCGGAATAGACTGTTCAGCATTCGTATTGTCCGTTTTTGGTACAGCAGCTGGGCTGAATCTTCCAAGAGTAGCAGCACAGCAATCCCAAGAAGGTGATTCTGTAGAAAAAACAGAACTTCAGAAAGGTGATCTGGTGTTTTTCTCACACAGAGGCAGCAGAATTTCGCACGTAGGAATCGTGGAAGAAGTAACAGCGGACGGGCAAATAAAGTTTATACATGCTGCAACATCTAAGGGTGTTATGGTTTCATCTCTGGATGACAGCTATTGGGGTCCAAAATTCAGATTTGCAAAACGAATTATTTCCGAAAACAAACTAAGTGTATTAAATAATTAG
- a CDS encoding TonB-dependent receptor, with amino-acid sequence MKKTLIVAILLAGFFTATAQVTTSSVQGVYANAAGGTVKATHVPTGTVYTGTVNSSGSFTISNMRVGGPYTIEISKSNEKPLIYEDVYLELGQPFVLNANAKDGVKTTDIGEVVITGNRKTNTNKNGAATNVGQKQIQELPQTSRSITEFTRLTPQANGNSFAGRDARYNNLQIDGANFNNGFGLSSNPIPGGGAVQPISLDAIQEISVNIAPFDITQSGFTGAGINAVTKSGTNKFHGSLYGYYTGKELTGWKINGDKLDQVSGVKMTNGLTVGGPIVKDKLFFFLSAEREIATGANASGANLWKASQNGVADAANNITRVKESDLIAVRNHLINVWGYDPGRYQGYANEAEQSGDKILARLDWNISDKHKFAVRYNYMKANSMQIANGNSGPQPRSSFNRVSANSMTFENGNYGFENIVQSITAELNSTFNSKLSNKLLFTYSQIQDTRSTPSNQLFPFVDIWDGSATGGNYMSFGTELFSYKNDVINNNYSFINNLTYTAGKHTFTGGVAFELQKFGNSYTRMGTGYYRYKSVEDFLTTGTANEVAPIMYGLTYPYAGQDTYARVNFGLASAYIQDKFTVNEKFNFTLGLRAELPLYLNDLTPNPSIDALTLLDVNGNPKNYSSGEWPNSKVMLSPRFGFNYDVAGDRSLIIRGGSGIFTGRVPFVWLTNMPTGAGVLQNTIEPNGYAAVAPWIGQIRFQTDPYYYVNNPIYYTANGAQVTPFISSPKVGAPSSFSLVDQNFKMPSVWRSSLGIDYKIPNTKVTFTSDILYTRDVNAIFQFGANRKVSTARMTYADRAYYPTAASYQYNTALGANNAYVLTNTDKKGYSFSATGGFNVAPWHGLSGSVFYTYSKAKEVSANAGSSASSAWGGSPTIDSPNEEILQLSNYAIPHRIVANITYNIKNTTIGLYYSGSSQGRFSYYYSNDVNGDGIANDLMYIPTVAQGTKFVDIVSNGQVQYTAAQQQQAFDQFISDNGLEKYRGQILPRNGFLLPWTNRVDVRLSQTIFNNMATKGDKVQITLDIVNIGNLINSDWGIKDYMVSSYGAAVLAKSGTAATPDPSFTMLRDNNELLKKPTRPASTTATTWNMMLGFKYSF; translated from the coding sequence ATGAAAAAGACTCTAATCGTTGCAATTTTACTTGCCGGTTTTTTCACTGCAACTGCACAGGTAACAACAAGTAGTGTGCAAGGTGTATATGCAAACGCAGCCGGTGGAACGGTAAAAGCAACCCACGTCCCAACAGGAACTGTCTATACAGGAACAGTTAATTCTTCTGGAAGTTTTACGATTTCGAACATGCGTGTTGGTGGTCCGTATACAATAGAAATTTCTAAAAGTAACGAGAAGCCACTTATTTATGAAGATGTTTATTTGGAATTAGGTCAACCTTTTGTGTTGAATGCTAATGCTAAAGACGGTGTAAAAACTACTGATATTGGTGAAGTTGTCATAACTGGAAACAGAAAGACTAACACTAATAAAAATGGTGCAGCAACCAACGTTGGACAAAAACAAATCCAAGAGCTACCTCAAACGTCACGAAGCATTACAGAATTTACAAGATTGACGCCTCAGGCTAATGGAAATTCATTTGCTGGTAGAGATGCAAGATACAACAATTTGCAAATTGATGGTGCTAACTTTAATAATGGATTTGGTTTAAGTTCAAACCCTATTCCTGGAGGTGGAGCTGTACAGCCTATTTCTTTGGATGCTATCCAAGAGATTTCTGTAAACATTGCTCCTTTTGATATTACACAATCTGGTTTCACGGGAGCTGGTATCAATGCTGTAACAAAATCGGGTACAAATAAATTTCACGGATCTCTTTATGGTTATTATACTGGAAAAGAGCTAACTGGCTGGAAAATCAACGGTGACAAATTAGACCAAGTATCTGGTGTGAAAATGACTAACGGTCTTACTGTAGGTGGGCCAATAGTTAAGGATAAATTATTCTTTTTCTTAAGTGCGGAAAGAGAAATTGCTACCGGAGCTAATGCTTCTGGAGCTAATCTTTGGAAAGCTTCTCAGAATGGAGTAGCAGACGCGGCAAATAACATTACAAGAGTTAAAGAATCTGATCTAATTGCAGTTAGAAATCACTTGATTAATGTTTGGGGCTATGATCCAGGAAGATACCAAGGCTATGCTAATGAAGCAGAACAAAGTGGAGATAAAATCTTAGCAAGACTAGATTGGAACATTAGTGATAAACACAAGTTTGCTGTTCGTTATAATTATATGAAAGCGAATTCTATGCAAATCGCTAACGGAAACTCTGGTCCTCAGCCAAGATCTTCTTTCAATCGTGTTTCTGCAAACTCTATGACGTTTGAGAATGGTAATTATGGATTTGAAAATATTGTACAGTCTATTACTGCCGAGTTGAACTCAACTTTCAATAGCAAGTTATCTAATAAGTTGTTATTCACTTATTCTCAAATTCAAGATACAAGATCTACACCTTCTAATCAGTTATTCCCATTTGTAGATATCTGGGATGGTTCTGCAACAGGAGGAAACTACATGAGCTTTGGAACAGAATTGTTCTCTTATAAGAATGATGTTATAAACAATAACTATTCATTCATCAATAACCTTACATATACAGCAGGAAAACATACTTTTACAGGAGGTGTTGCTTTCGAATTGCAAAAATTCGGAAATTCCTACACTCGTATGGGAACTGGATATTATAGGTATAAATCTGTTGAGGATTTCTTAACAACAGGTACAGCTAACGAAGTGGCGCCAATTATGTATGGTCTGACTTATCCATATGCTGGCCAAGATACATATGCAAGAGTTAATTTTGGTTTAGCTTCAGCTTATATTCAAGATAAATTTACAGTTAATGAAAAATTCAACTTCACATTAGGTTTAAGAGCTGAGTTACCACTTTATCTTAATGACCTAACTCCAAATCCATCTATTGATGCATTAACATTATTAGATGTAAATGGAAATCCTAAAAATTATTCTTCTGGAGAATGGCCTAATTCTAAAGTAATGTTATCGCCAAGATTTGGCTTTAACTATGATGTTGCTGGAGACAGAAGTTTAATTATCCGCGGGGGAAGTGGTATTTTCACAGGACGTGTACCATTTGTATGGTTAACTAACATGCCAACAGGTGCAGGAGTACTACAAAATACAATTGAGCCTAATGGTTACGCAGCTGTCGCTCCATGGATTGGACAAATTCGTTTCCAAACAGATCCATACTATTATGTAAATAATCCTATTTATTACACCGCTAATGGAGCTCAGGTAACACCATTTATTTCTAGTCCAAAAGTTGGTGCTCCATCTTCTTTTTCTTTAGTAGATCAGAACTTTAAAATGCCTTCTGTTTGGAGATCAAGTTTAGGTATCGATTATAAAATCCCGAATACTAAAGTAACATTCACTTCAGATATCCTTTACACAAGAGATGTTAATGCAATCTTCCAGTTTGGTGCTAACAGAAAAGTATCAACTGCAAGAATGACATACGCAGATAGAGCATATTATCCAACTGCTGCTTCTTATCAATACAATACTGCTCTTGGAGCAAACAATGCATACGTATTAACAAACACAGACAAAAAAGGATACTCTTTTTCTGCAACAGGTGGATTTAACGTTGCACCTTGGCACGGTCTTTCTGGATCTGTATTCTATACTTATTCAAAGGCAAAAGAAGTTTCTGCAAATGCTGGATCTAGTGCATCATCAGCTTGGGGAGGTTCTCCAACTATCGATTCACCAAACGAGGAAATATTACAGTTGTCTAACTATGCAATCCCGCACAGAATTGTTGCTAACATTACTTACAACATCAAGAATACAACAATTGGTCTATATTATTCTGGCTCTAGCCAAGGTAGATTCTCATATTACTATTCTAATGATGTGAATGGTGATGGTATTGCAAATGACTTGATGTATATCCCTACTGTTGCGCAAGGAACCAAGTTTGTAGACATTGTTTCTAACGGACAAGTTCAATATACAGCAGCTCAGCAGCAGCAAGCTTTTGATCAGTTTATCTCTGACAATGGTCTTGAAAAATACAGAGGACAGATTCTTCCAAGAAACGGTTTCTTACTTCCTTGGACAAACAGGGTTGATGTTCGTTTAAGCCAGACTATTTTCAACAATATGGCTACGAAAGGAGACAAAGTTCAGATTACTTTGGATATTGTTAACATCGGTAATTTAATTAATTCTGATTGGGGAATCAAGGATTATATGGTTAGCTCATATGGTGCTGCCGTATTAGCAAAATCAGGAACTGCAGCTACTCCAGACCCAAGCTTCACGATGTTACGTGATAATAATGAACTTCTAAAAAAACCAACAAGACCAGCAAGCACAACTGCTACTACTTGGAATATGATGTTAGGATTTAAATATTCTTTCTAA
- a CDS encoding cation diffusion facilitator family transporter, whose product MKTINKKTNSNIAFQKWIAAVGIILFIGKLVAWKLTNSDAVFSDAMESIVNVISAFLGLSALYLAAKPKDENHPYGHGKVEFVTSAIEGSLISIAGVMIIYEGTNSLISGKVLSKLDLGIWIIAATAIVNYIMGYISIQKGKRENSIVLISSGKHLQSDTITTLGVVVSLVLVYFTKIVWIDSVVALFFGFYIMVIGYKIIRKSLSGIMDEADPEMLERLAKFLNKNRKPEWIDIHNMKIQQFGSRLHIDAHITLPWYFELRTAHDEMEEVIKLIAKNTDRTVEFNFHMDDCKPTSCAICRVDNCPVRQQAFTKKIEWNGENISQPDKHTQEN is encoded by the coding sequence ATGAAAACAATAAATAAAAAAACAAATTCCAATATTGCATTTCAAAAGTGGATCGCCGCTGTCGGTATTATTCTTTTCATTGGAAAATTAGTTGCTTGGAAACTGACTAATTCTGATGCTGTTTTCTCCGATGCAATGGAAAGCATCGTGAATGTCATCAGCGCATTTTTGGGACTCTCCGCTTTATACCTTGCCGCAAAACCAAAAGATGAAAATCATCCTTATGGGCACGGAAAAGTCGAATTTGTAACATCTGCCATTGAAGGTTCTTTAATCAGCATTGCCGGAGTAATGATCATCTATGAAGGAACCAACAGTTTGATTTCTGGAAAAGTTCTTAGTAAATTGGATTTAGGAATTTGGATTATTGCAGCAACTGCGATTGTTAATTATATCATGGGCTATATTTCGATTCAGAAAGGGAAAAGAGAGAATTCTATCGTTTTGATTTCTTCAGGGAAACATCTTCAGTCTGATACCATTACAACTTTGGGTGTTGTGGTCAGTTTGGTCTTGGTTTATTTTACAAAAATTGTTTGGATTGATTCTGTTGTAGCATTATTTTTCGGATTCTATATCATGGTTATTGGATACAAAATCATTAGAAAATCTTTGAGCGGAATAATGGATGAAGCCGATCCGGAAATGCTGGAAAGATTGGCTAAATTCCTTAACAAAAATCGAAAACCAGAATGGATTGATATTCATAATATGAAAATCCAGCAATTTGGTAGCAGGCTCCATATAGATGCACATATCACTTTACCTTGGTATTTTGAGTTAAGAACAGCTCACGATGAGATGGAAGAAGTCATTAAACTAATTGCAAAAAACACCGATAGAACAGTGGAATTCAATTTTCATATGGATGATTGCAAACCCACTTCTTGTGCTATTTGTCGGGTTGATAACTGCCCAGTTCGCCAACAAGCATTTACAAAAAAGATAGAATGGAATGGTGAGAATATTTCGCAGCCAGATAAACACACACAGGAAAACTAA
- a CDS encoding type II toxin-antitoxin system RelE/ParE family toxin, whose translation MFKVSILKSAKSDLRDASDYYGAISKELKARFLTNFNNTLNQLKEIPYFQIRFDEFRLRQVKNFPVMIHYIINEEEKVVKVYGIRFAKSNPDSHPKI comes from the coding sequence ATGTTCAAAGTTTCAATTCTAAAAAGTGCGAAATCTGACCTTAGAGATGCAAGTGATTATTATGGAGCAATTTCTAAAGAACTTAAGGCAAGATTTCTTACTAATTTCAATAATACATTAAACCAACTTAAAGAAATCCCCTATTTCCAAATAAGATTTGATGAGTTTCGTCTGAGGCAAGTCAAAAACTTCCCCGTTATGATTCATTATATTATTAATGAAGAGGAAAAAGTAGTCAAGGTTTACGGCATTCGTTTTGCCAAATCCAATCCTGACAGTCATCCAAAGATTTAA
- a CDS encoding exosortase F system-associated membrane protein yields MLRWILVLAGFIGLIAVRGLEDKIFYDPFLAYFKSADQSALFPEFVWGKLIFSYLFRFGLNTFFSLIIIHSIFQNKHWTKQALVLILLVFAITFPIYLYCINDEFRFGYLFSFYVRRFVIQPLTLILIIPIFYYRKKMILN; encoded by the coding sequence ATGCTTAGATGGATTCTAGTTTTAGCCGGTTTTATAGGGCTGATTGCAGTGCGCGGCTTGGAAGACAAGATTTTCTACGATCCATTTCTGGCTTATTTCAAGTCGGCGGATCAGTCTGCTTTATTCCCAGAGTTTGTGTGGGGAAAACTGATTTTCAGCTATCTTTTCAGATTCGGCTTGAACACTTTTTTTTCTTTGATAATCATTCATTCTATCTTCCAAAATAAACATTGGACAAAGCAAGCATTGGTATTAATACTTCTTGTTTTTGCCATTACTTTTCCGATCTATTTGTATTGTATAAATGATGAGTTCCGATTCGGATATCTATTTTCTTTTTATGTGAGAAGATTTGTCATTCAGCCATTAACGCTGATTCTCATTATCCCGATTTTTTATTACAGAAAAAAGATGATTCTGAATTAG